A single Lactuca sativa cultivar Salinas chromosome 8, Lsat_Salinas_v11, whole genome shotgun sequence DNA region contains:
- the LOC122195407 gene encoding secreted RxLR effector protein 161-like encodes MEQNLKLDKNEEEEKVDVGKYRRLVGRLLYLQATRPDISYSVNVLSQFVSNPRQNHMNAVTRVLRYLKATPGQGILIPRQGGLKLVSYCDADWLGCLFSRRSRTGYLLLLGGAPISWKSKKQSVVSRSSAEAEYRAMASTVSEILCVRSLLKELCEAPTEGTTLFCDNLAAKHIANNPVFHERTKHVEMDCYFVRERVDSDEIRPMHINTTGQIADLLTKPLGAQQLRNLLVKLSMQDLHAPT; translated from the coding sequence ATGGAACAAAATCTAAAACTTGATAAGAATGAGGAAGAAGAAAAGGTTgatgttggtaaatacaggcgaTTGGTTGGGCGATTGTTATATTTGCAAGCCACACGCCCGGATATTTCTTACTCTGTTAACGTGTTAAGTCAATTTGTCTCCAACCCTAGACAAAATCATATGAATGCGGTTACTCGTGTCTTAAGATATTTAAAAGCCACCCCGGGTCAAGGTATTTTGATACCCCGCCAAGGAGGCCTGAAACTAGTCTCTTACTGTGATGCCGATTGGCTTGGATGTCTCTTTTCAAGACGTTCTCGCACCGGGTACTTGCTCCTCCTTGGTGGTGCTCCCATATCTTGGAAGTCGAAGAAACAATCAGTTGTTTCCCGTTCATCGGCTGAAGCGGAGTACAGGGCAATGGCTAGCACAGTCAGCGAAATATTGTGTGTTCGATCATTGCTTAAGGAACTTTGCGAAGCACCTACGGAAGGAACTACTCTATTTTGTGACAACTTAGCTGCCAAACACATTGCTAACAATCCAGTTTTTCATGAAAGAACGAAGCATGTAGAAATGGATTGTTATTTCGTCCGAGAGCGAGTTGATTCAGATGAAATACGTCCCATGCACATTAATACCACGGGTCAAATAGCCGATCTTCTTACCAAGCCATTAGGAGCTCAGCAACTTCGAAACTTACTTGTCAAGTTAAGCATGCAAGATTTACACGCTCCAACTTGA